A region from the Variovorax paradoxus genome encodes:
- the accC gene encoding acetyl-CoA carboxylase biotin carboxylase subunit gives MFKKILVANRGEIALRIQRACSELGIKAVMVYSEADRDAKYVKLAQEAVCIGPAPSSLSYLNMPAIISAAEVTDAEAIHPGYGFLSENANFAERVEQSGFQFIGPTPENIRVMGDKVSAKQAMIKAGVPCVPGSEGELSDDAATNKRIARAIGYPVIIKAAGGGGGRGMRVVHTEAALINAIQMTKAEAGAAFSNPAVYMEKFLQNPRHIEIQILADKHKNAVYLGERDCSMQRRHQKVIEESPAPGVPRKLIEKIGERCAAACKKIGYRGAGTFEFLYENGEFYFIEMNTRVQVEHPVTEFTTGIDIVKTQIMVAAGEKLPFTQRQIEMRGHAIECRINAEDAWKFTPSPGRITMWHPPGGPGVRVDSHAYTNYFVPPNYDSMIGKIIVYGDTREQAMARMRTALNETVIEGIQTNIPLHRELMVDAKFMSGGTNIHYLEEWLAAHKR, from the coding sequence ATGTTTAAGAAGATCCTGGTTGCCAATCGCGGCGAAATCGCCCTGCGGATCCAGCGCGCCTGCAGCGAACTCGGCATCAAGGCCGTGATGGTCTATTCCGAAGCCGACCGCGACGCGAAGTACGTCAAGCTCGCGCAAGAAGCCGTGTGCATCGGCCCGGCGCCGTCGTCGCTGAGCTATCTCAACATGCCGGCCATCATCTCGGCGGCCGAGGTCACCGACGCCGAGGCCATTCACCCCGGCTACGGCTTCCTGAGCGAGAACGCCAATTTCGCCGAGCGCGTGGAGCAGAGCGGTTTCCAGTTCATCGGCCCGACGCCCGAAAACATCCGTGTCATGGGCGACAAGGTCTCGGCCAAGCAGGCCATGATCAAGGCCGGCGTGCCGTGCGTGCCAGGCTCCGAGGGCGAGCTCTCGGATGACGCCGCCACCAACAAGCGCATTGCCCGCGCCATCGGCTATCCGGTCATCATCAAGGCGGCAGGCGGCGGCGGCGGCCGCGGCATGCGCGTGGTGCACACCGAGGCCGCGCTGATCAATGCGATCCAGATGACCAAGGCGGAAGCCGGCGCTGCATTCAGCAATCCGGCCGTGTACATGGAGAAGTTCCTCCAGAACCCACGTCACATCGAGATCCAGATCCTCGCGGACAAGCACAAGAATGCGGTCTACCTGGGCGAACGCGACTGCTCCATGCAGCGCCGCCACCAGAAGGTCATCGAGGAATCGCCGGCCCCCGGAGTTCCGCGCAAGCTGATCGAGAAGATCGGCGAGCGTTGCGCCGCGGCCTGCAAGAAAATTGGCTACCGCGGCGCCGGCACCTTCGAGTTCCTCTACGAAAACGGCGAGTTCTATTTCATCGAGATGAACACCCGTGTGCAGGTGGAGCACCCGGTGACCGAGTTCACCACCGGCATCGACATCGTGAAGACGCAGATCATGGTGGCGGCCGGCGAGAAGTTGCCGTTCACGCAGCGCCAGATCGAGATGCGCGGCCACGCCATCGAATGCCGCATCAACGCCGAAGACGCCTGGAAGTTCACGCCGTCGCCGGGCCGCATCACCATGTGGCATCCGCCGGGCGGCCCGGGCGTGCGCGTCGATTCGCATGCATACACCAACTACTTCGTGCCGCCGAACTACGACTCGATGATCGGCAAGATCATCGTCTACGGCGACACGCGCGAGCAGGCCATGGCGCGCATGCGCACGGCGCTGAACGAAACCGTGATCGAAGGCATCCAGACCAACATCCCGCTGCACCGCGAGCTGATGGTCGACGCCAAGTTCATGAGCGGCGGCACCAACATCCACTACCTCGAAGAATGGCTCGCAGCCCACAAGCGCTGA
- a CDS encoding TlpA family protein disulfide reductase, protein MTSSPTRRGLLYGGVAVAAAAAGLGGAWWRERGSGPQGEVLEASFWSQRFERPEGGELLLSDLRGKPLLLNFWATWCPPCVEEMPMIDRFFREHGANGWQVVGLAIDQPSAVRKFLQKTPVSYPTGLAGLQGTELVKSLGNTGGGLPFTLVLNGAGAVAARKMGKLEAADLDAWRRELVHG, encoded by the coding sequence ATGACTTCTTCGCCCACACGGCGAGGCCTCCTCTATGGCGGCGTGGCAGTCGCGGCCGCTGCGGCCGGCCTGGGCGGCGCATGGTGGCGTGAGCGCGGCAGCGGCCCCCAGGGCGAAGTGCTGGAGGCGAGCTTCTGGAGCCAGCGTTTCGAGCGGCCGGAGGGCGGCGAACTGCTTCTTTCCGATTTGCGTGGCAAACCGCTGCTGCTCAACTTCTGGGCCACGTGGTGTCCGCCCTGCGTGGAAGAAATGCCGATGATCGATCGCTTCTTTCGCGAACATGGCGCGAACGGCTGGCAAGTGGTTGGCTTGGCGATCGATCAGCCCAGTGCGGTCCGTAAATTCCTGCAAAAGACGCCGGTCAGTTATCCCACGGGCTTGGCCGGCCTGCAGGGAACGGAACTGGTCAAGAGCCTGGGCAACACCGGTGGCGGATTGCCTTTCACGCTGGTCCTCAATGGCGCAGGTGCGGTGGCGGCTCGTAAAATGGGCAAGCTTGAAGCGGCCGACCTGGACGCTTGGCGGCGTGAACTGGTTCACGGTTAG
- a CDS encoding zinc-ribbon and DUF3426 domain-containing protein: MSLVTRCPACATTFKVVRDQLRISDGWVRCGRCSHVFDATLDLHEAPDGAAATIAPPAPPPAASIGPSPEAVEDADFFDDEPEEKSEAAPLPEAEPTPAPTPASAPAFALPAHGIVADDLWTDFEASEPEWRPPASTLPPFPNIDLNLAAPPSPPPPPPPPLPALRLKAREMTASASEEDEKHEPVQDRDQVQMQKALRRARIKSAKIASAKARDERTAAKMPASMVREASEPEPGLRPSPLSSNRDDAEDSERLPFSDNSESARRGTAGFWQRPGSRRWLWLLAVLAVLLLVVQVLRHERDGIVARQPNLRPAFTTLCRVAGCELTALRQIGDIVIEGAAFAREKTGNSDYRLSFTLRNGAAVPLAMPAVELSLLDTQERAVVRRVLMAADYGAPAVLAARSDQAASLPLSLSATEAATLPPIAGYRVEAFYP, translated from the coding sequence ATGAGCCTCGTCACGCGTTGCCCCGCCTGCGCCACCACCTTCAAGGTGGTGCGCGACCAGCTTCGCATTTCGGATGGCTGGGTGCGCTGCGGGCGCTGCAGCCACGTGTTCGACGCCACGCTCGATCTGCACGAGGCGCCCGACGGCGCCGCGGCCACGATCGCGCCGCCGGCACCGCCGCCCGCCGCATCGATCGGACCGTCGCCGGAGGCCGTCGAGGACGCGGATTTCTTCGACGACGAGCCTGAGGAGAAGAGCGAGGCCGCGCCGCTTCCCGAGGCCGAACCCACGCCCGCACCAACACCCGCATCGGCGCCTGCCTTCGCCTTGCCGGCGCACGGCATCGTCGCCGACGATCTGTGGACCGACTTCGAGGCCAGCGAGCCCGAATGGCGCCCGCCGGCAAGTACGCTGCCGCCGTTTCCGAACATCGACCTGAATCTGGCGGCGCCGCCTTCGCCGCCGCCGCCCCCGCCGCCTCCATTGCCGGCCCTGCGCCTCAAGGCGCGGGAAATGACGGCATCGGCCAGCGAAGAAGACGAAAAACACGAGCCCGTGCAAGACCGCGATCAGGTGCAGATGCAAAAGGCGCTGCGCCGGGCCCGCATCAAGTCGGCCAAGATCGCGAGCGCCAAAGCGCGCGACGAGCGCACCGCCGCAAAGATGCCGGCTTCGATGGTGCGGGAGGCGAGCGAGCCCGAGCCGGGCCTGCGTCCTTCGCCCCTGTCGTCGAACCGCGACGATGCGGAAGATTCGGAGCGGCTTCCCTTCTCCGATAACAGCGAAAGCGCACGCCGCGGCACTGCGGGTTTCTGGCAGCGGCCTGGGTCGCGGCGCTGGCTCTGGCTGCTGGCCGTGCTGGCCGTTCTGCTGCTGGTTGTGCAGGTCCTGCGCCACGAGCGCGACGGCATCGTCGCGCGCCAGCCGAACCTGCGTCCCGCATTCACGACGCTGTGCCGTGTGGCTGGCTGCGAGCTCACGGCGCTGCGGCAGATCGGCGACATCGTGATCGAGGGCGCGGCCTTCGCGCGCGAGAAAACCGGCAACAGCGACTACCGGCTCAGCTTCACGCTGCGCAATGGCGCGGCCGTTCCCCTGGCCATGCCGGCCGTCGAGCTTTCGCTGCTCGACACGCAGGAGCGCGCCGTGGTGCGCCGCGTGTTGATGGCTGCGGACTATGGCGCGCCGGCGGTGCTGGCGGCGCGCTCGGACCAGGCGGCCTCATTGCCGCTGAGCCTGTCCGCGACCGAAGCGGCCACGCTGCCGCCCATTGCCGGCTACCGCGTCGAAGCGTTCTATCCTTAG
- a CDS encoding histone H1-like DNA-binding protein: protein MATAKKAPAKKAAAKKAPAKKVAAAKKAPAKKVAAKKAPAKKVAAKKVAAKKAPAKKVAAKKAAPAKKAAAKKAPAKKAAAKKAPAKKAAAKKAPAKKAAAKKAPAKKAAAKKAPAKKAAAKKAAKKPAAKPAAAAKKPAAKKAAKAPAKAAVAPAPAAQTTLNPQAAWPFPTASKP from the coding sequence ATGGCAACTGCAAAGAAAGCGCCGGCTAAGAAAGCCGCTGCAAAGAAGGCTCCGGCAAAGAAGGTCGCGGCCGCTAAGAAGGCTCCCGCCAAGAAGGTAGCTGCGAAGAAGGCTCCGGCCAAGAAGGTCGCAGCGAAGAAGGTAGCCGCCAAGAAGGCGCCTGCGAAGAAGGTAGCCGCCAAGAAGGCAGCTCCGGCAAAGAAGGCCGCTGCCAAGAAGGCTCCGGCGAAGAAGGCCGCAGCAAAGAAGGCTCCTGCCAAGAAGGCGGCGGCGAAGAAGGCTCCGGCAAAGAAGGCCGCTGCCAAGAAGGCCCCTGCGAAGAAGGCTGCCGCCAAGAAGGCTCCTGCCAAAAAGGCTGCGGCCAAGAAAGCCGCGAAAAAGCCCGCTGCCAAGCCTGCCGCTGCTGCCAAGAAGCCTGCTGCGAAGAAGGCTGCGAAGGCTCCCGCCAAGGCTGCCGTAGCGCCTGCTCCTGCTGCGCAAACGACGCTGAACCCCCAGGCAGCCTGGCCGTTTCCGACGGCCAGCAAGCCCTGA
- a CDS encoding carbohydrate kinase family protein, with product MAAVICGSLAFDTIMTFEGRFADQILPDQLHILNVSFLVPGLRRDFGGCAGNIAYSLNALGGAALPMATLGSDGADYLERMRTLGISTEFVRQLGDTFTAQAMIMNDVDNNQITAFHPGAMQQAHITKVAARDDIKIGIIAPDGREAMLQHAEQFAAAGIPFVFDPGQGLPMFDGEALRHFVDLASWVVVNDYEGKMLSQRTGWSLAEISRRVRGLVVTLAAEGCEVWIDGEREHVPGVTPAAVVEPTGCGDAWRGALLFGLEKDWPLAQCAALGNRIGALKIAQRGPQNYQIDLKALGL from the coding sequence ATGGCAGCAGTGATTTGCGGTTCCCTCGCGTTCGACACCATCATGACCTTCGAGGGCCGGTTCGCCGACCAGATCCTTCCGGACCAGCTGCACATCCTCAATGTGTCGTTCCTGGTGCCGGGCCTGCGGCGCGACTTCGGCGGCTGTGCCGGCAACATCGCCTACAGCCTCAATGCGCTGGGCGGTGCCGCCTTGCCGATGGCCACCCTCGGCAGCGACGGCGCCGACTACCTGGAACGCATGCGCACGCTGGGCATCAGCACCGAGTTCGTGCGCCAGCTCGGCGACACCTTCACCGCGCAGGCGATGATCATGAACGACGTCGACAACAACCAGATCACCGCGTTCCACCCCGGCGCGATGCAGCAGGCGCACATCACCAAGGTGGCTGCGCGCGACGACATCAAGATCGGCATCATCGCGCCCGACGGCCGCGAGGCGATGCTGCAGCATGCGGAGCAGTTCGCTGCGGCCGGCATTCCGTTCGTGTTCGATCCGGGCCAGGGCCTGCCGATGTTCGACGGCGAGGCGCTCAGGCACTTCGTCGACCTGGCGAGCTGGGTCGTTGTCAACGACTACGAAGGAAAGATGCTGTCGCAGCGCACCGGCTGGAGCCTGGCCGAGATCTCCAGGCGCGTGCGCGGCCTGGTCGTCACGTTGGCCGCCGAAGGCTGCGAGGTCTGGATCGACGGGGAGCGCGAGCATGTACCGGGCGTGACGCCGGCCGCGGTGGTCGAGCCCACGGGCTGCGGCGATGCCTGGCGCGGCGCGCTGCTGTTCGGTCTGGAAAAGGATTGGCCGCTCGCGCAATGCGCGGCACTCGGCAACCGCATCGGGGCGCTCAAGATCGCGCAGCGCGGACCGCAGAACTACCAGATCGACCTGAAGGCGCTGGGCCTCTGA
- the accB gene encoding acetyl-CoA carboxylase biotin carboxyl carrier protein, whose amino-acid sequence MDLRKLKTLIDLVSESNISELEITETEGKVRIVKGGGAAPVQYVQTVAAPAAAPAGGAPAAPALASAPAPEAAPAGHAIKSPMVGTFYRSSSPGAAAFVEIGSKVNEGDTVCIIEAMKILNEIEADKSGTITQILGENGQAVEYGQPLFIIE is encoded by the coding sequence ATGGATCTGCGCAAACTCAAGACACTGATCGATTTGGTGTCGGAATCCAATATTTCCGAACTGGAAATCACCGAAACCGAAGGCAAGGTTCGCATCGTCAAGGGCGGCGGCGCTGCCCCGGTGCAATATGTACAGACCGTGGCGGCACCTGCTGCTGCTCCCGCTGGCGGCGCGCCGGCGGCACCCGCGCTCGCCAGTGCGCCAGCACCCGAAGCCGCACCGGCCGGCCACGCCATCAAGTCGCCGATGGTAGGTACTTTCTACCGCTCTTCCAGCCCCGGCGCCGCGGCTTTTGTCGAAATCGGCAGCAAGGTCAATGAGGGCGACACGGTCTGCATCATCGAAGCGATGAAGATCCTCAACGAAATCGAAGCCGACAAGTCCGGCACGATCACCCAGATCCTCGGCGAAAACGGCCAGGCGGTCGAATACGGTCAGCCGCTGTTCATCATCGAGTGA
- the mpl gene encoding UDP-N-acetylmuramate:L-alanyl-gamma-D-glutamyl-meso-diaminopimelate ligase — MHIHILGICGTFMGGLAALAREAGHRVTGCDAGVYPPMSDQLRSLGIELIEGFGADQLALSPDVFVVGNVVSRARLPDGTPKFPLMEAILDAGKPYTSGPQWLAEHVLLGRHVLAVAGTHGKTTTTSMLAWVLEQGGKAPGFLVGGVPLDFGVSARLGESSAFVIEADEYDTAFFDKRSKFVHYRPRTAILNNLEFDHADIFDDLAAIERQFHHLVRTVPGTGRLVVNATEESLQRVLAQGCWSEVARFGAGGPNSEWQARGTHDAFDVLRQGEALGRVEWELSGLHNQMNALAAIAAAEHVGVAPADAARALGSFRNVRRRMELRGAVERSGGAITVYDDFAHHPTAIRTTLDGLRRKLDDAGKQNERILAAFEPRSNTMKLGVMAAQLPWSLEAADLSFCHTAGLDWDAAAALAPMGGRAQVAGAVEPLVAQIVAAARPGDHIVCMSNGGFGGVHDKLLAALRATAAP; from the coding sequence ATGCACATTCATATTCTTGGCATCTGCGGCACGTTCATGGGCGGATTGGCCGCCCTGGCGCGCGAGGCAGGCCACCGGGTCACGGGCTGCGATGCCGGCGTGTACCCGCCCATGAGCGACCAGCTTCGATCGCTGGGCATCGAGCTGATCGAGGGCTTCGGCGCGGACCAGCTCGCGCTTTCGCCCGACGTTTTCGTGGTCGGCAACGTGGTTTCGAGGGCCCGGCTGCCCGACGGCACGCCCAAGTTTCCGCTGATGGAGGCCATCCTGGACGCCGGCAAGCCCTACACCAGCGGCCCGCAGTGGCTGGCCGAGCATGTGCTGCTCGGACGCCACGTGCTGGCGGTCGCCGGCACCCACGGCAAGACAACCACCACGTCGATGCTGGCATGGGTGCTCGAGCAAGGCGGCAAGGCACCGGGCTTCCTGGTGGGCGGCGTCCCGCTGGACTTCGGCGTCTCCGCACGGCTCGGCGAGAGTTCGGCCTTCGTCATCGAGGCCGACGAGTACGACACGGCCTTCTTCGACAAGCGCAGCAAGTTCGTGCACTACCGCCCGCGCACGGCGATCCTCAACAACCTGGAGTTCGACCACGCCGACATCTTCGATGACCTCGCCGCCATCGAACGGCAGTTCCATCACCTCGTGCGCACCGTCCCCGGCACGGGTCGGCTGGTGGTGAACGCCACGGAAGAAAGCCTGCAGCGCGTGCTGGCCCAGGGCTGCTGGAGCGAGGTCGCGCGCTTCGGCGCCGGCGGCCCGAACAGCGAATGGCAAGCTCGCGGCACGCACGATGCCTTCGATGTGCTGCGCCAGGGCGAAGCGCTCGGCCGGGTCGAGTGGGAACTCTCGGGCCTGCACAACCAGATGAACGCGCTGGCCGCCATCGCGGCGGCAGAGCATGTGGGCGTGGCCCCGGCCGATGCGGCCCGCGCGCTCGGCAGCTTCAGGAATGTGCGCCGCCGGATGGAATTGCGCGGCGCGGTCGAGCGCAGCGGCGGCGCGATCACCGTCTACGACGATTTCGCCCATCACCCCACGGCCATCCGCACCACGCTCGATGGCTTGCGCAGGAAGCTCGATGACGCGGGCAAGCAAAACGAGCGCATCCTCGCGGCCTTCGAGCCGCGCAGCAACACGATGAAGCTGGGCGTCATGGCGGCACAGCTGCCATGGAGCCTGGAAGCGGCCGACCTGTCGTTCTGCCACACAGCCGGGCTCGACTGGGACGCCGCCGCGGCCCTGGCCCCGATGGGCGGCCGCGCGCAGGTGGCCGGGGCCGTCGAACCGCTGGTGGCGCAGATCGTCGCGGCGGCCCGGCCCGGCGACCACATCGTCTGCATGAGCAACGGCGGCTTCGGCGGCGTGCACGACAAGCTGCTTGCGGCACTCCGCGCCACCGCTGCACCATGA
- the prmA gene encoding 50S ribosomal protein L11 methyltransferase, translating into MFELRLMAPEDRVEMLGDALDALDALSVSVEDADAQTDAEQALFGEPGMPPPKEGWQRSRVIALFADEALANEAASVLALQDFFEGCAVLGVAPVPEQDWVRLTQSQFAPVEITPEFWIVPTWHEPPAQAKQVIRLDPGLAFGTGTHPTTRMCLRWIARQGSFADQRVLDYGCGSGILAIGAAKFGALDIDAVDIDEAAVSSTRLNAEANGVRLNAGLPEAAKGRYGTVLANILASPLKVLAPLLRSHVAPGGSLVLAGILERQADELKQAYAPYAALEVSDSEDGWILMTARC; encoded by the coding sequence ATGTTTGAACTTCGCCTCATGGCGCCGGAAGACCGGGTCGAAATGCTCGGCGATGCGCTCGACGCGCTCGATGCGCTGAGCGTGTCGGTGGAAGACGCCGATGCACAGACCGATGCCGAGCAGGCGCTGTTCGGCGAACCCGGCATGCCGCCGCCCAAGGAGGGCTGGCAGCGGTCGCGCGTGATTGCGCTGTTCGCCGACGAGGCCCTTGCGAACGAGGCCGCATCGGTGCTTGCGCTGCAGGACTTCTTCGAAGGCTGCGCGGTGCTCGGCGTGGCACCGGTGCCCGAGCAGGACTGGGTGCGGCTCACCCAATCGCAGTTCGCGCCGGTCGAGATCACGCCCGAATTCTGGATCGTGCCCACCTGGCACGAGCCGCCCGCGCAGGCGAAGCAGGTGATCCGGCTCGACCCCGGGCTTGCCTTCGGCACCGGCACCCATCCCACCACGCGCATGTGCCTGCGCTGGATCGCAAGGCAGGGTTCGTTCGCCGACCAGCGCGTGCTCGACTATGGCTGCGGCTCCGGCATCCTGGCCATTGGCGCGGCGAAGTTCGGCGCGCTCGACATCGATGCCGTCGACATCGACGAGGCGGCTGTTTCGTCGACCCGCCTCAATGCCGAGGCCAACGGCGTGCGCCTGAACGCCGGCCTGCCGGAAGCGGCCAAGGGCCGCTACGGCACCGTGCTGGCCAACATCCTGGCCTCGCCGCTCAAGGTGCTTGCGCCGCTGTTGCGCAGCCACGTGGCGCCCGGCGGCTCGCTGGTGCTGGCCGGCATCCTCGAGCGCCAGGCCGACGAGCTGAAGCAGGCCTATGCGCCCTATGCCGCGCTCGAAGTCAGCGACAGCGAGGACGGCTGGATCCTCATGACGGCGCGCTGCTGA
- a CDS encoding ribonucleoside-diphosphate reductase subunit alpha, which yields MQTALNTPSTSRAVPSTPSQQQRDTAGSPTGQNLAHYQIIRRNGAVVPFEPNKIAIAMMKAFLAVHGTQGAASASVRETVDALTQGVIRAMVRSRPGGGTFHIEDVQDQVELGLMRGGHHEIARAYVLYRERRTQERSKQGEHDMPAVQTLHVLDNGERVELDLNQLKGLIESACENLGDSITAQPIVAETMRNLYDGVPLDEVYKASILAARTLIEKDPDYTFATARLLLHTIFKEIIGREVMPVDRATAYADYFPQFIKKGVENELLDEKLLQYDLPRLGAALKAERDLQFDYLGLQTLYDRYFLHVRKSRIELPQAFFMRVAMGLSLGEIDREARAIEFYEVLSSFDFMSSTPTLFNAGTLRSQLSSCYLTTVPDDLDGIYESIKENALLSKFAGGLGNDWTRVRALGSHIKGTNGESQGVVPFLKVVNDTAVAVNQGGKRKGAVCTYLETWHLDIEEFLELRKNTGDDRRRTHDMNTANWIPDLFMRRVMEKGTWTLFSPSNVPDLHDLFGADFEKAYTAYEEKAARGEIKPARTIQASDLWRKMLTMLFETGHPWITFKDACNVRSPQQHAGVVHSSNLCTEITLNTSDTETAVCNLGSVNLLQHLKDGKVDQEKLKKTIATAMRMLDNVIDINYYAVKKARDSNLRHRPVGLGLMGFQDALYELRIPYASQEAVQFADESMEAICYHAYWASTELARERGKYSSYKGSLWDKGILPIDTLDLLEQARGGYVEVDRSATLDWDALRQKIKADGMRNSNCVAIAPTATISNIIGVDASIEPCFGNLSVKSNLSGEFTVINHYLVRDLKRLGLWDDVMVMDLKHFDGSLRPIDRVPQDVKALYATAFEVETTWLVEAASRRQKWIDQAQSLNIYMAGASGKKLDDTYKLAWLRGLKTTYYLRTQSATHAEKSTVQSGRLNAVSSGSEASSGMSALEAAATAAKAQMSAMPATDIAFCGVDDPTCEACQ from the coding sequence ATGCAAACAGCCCTGAACACCCCATCGACCTCGCGTGCCGTTCCCTCCACGCCGTCGCAGCAGCAGCGGGACACCGCTGGCTCGCCCACCGGCCAGAACCTCGCGCACTACCAGATCATCCGCCGCAACGGCGCCGTGGTTCCCTTCGAACCCAACAAGATCGCCATCGCGATGATGAAAGCCTTCCTGGCCGTGCACGGCACCCAGGGCGCGGCTTCGGCCAGCGTGCGCGAAACAGTCGACGCGCTCACGCAAGGCGTGATCCGCGCCATGGTGCGTTCGCGTCCGGGCGGCGGCACCTTCCACATCGAAGACGTGCAGGACCAGGTCGAGCTCGGCCTGATGCGCGGCGGCCACCACGAAATCGCGCGCGCCTATGTGCTCTACCGCGAGCGCCGCACGCAGGAGCGTTCCAAGCAGGGCGAACACGACATGCCCGCCGTGCAAACGCTGCACGTGTTGGACAACGGCGAACGCGTCGAGCTCGACCTGAACCAGCTCAAGGGCCTGATCGAATCGGCCTGCGAAAACCTGGGCGACAGCATCACCGCCCAGCCGATCGTCGCCGAGACCATGCGCAACCTGTACGACGGCGTGCCGCTCGACGAGGTCTACAAGGCCTCGATCCTGGCGGCCCGCACGCTGATCGAGAAAGACCCCGACTACACCTTCGCCACCGCGCGCCTGCTGCTGCACACGATCTTCAAGGAGATCATCGGCCGCGAAGTGATGCCGGTCGACCGCGCCACGGCCTACGCCGACTACTTCCCGCAGTTCATCAAGAAGGGCGTCGAGAACGAGCTGCTCGACGAGAAGCTGCTGCAGTACGACCTGCCCCGCCTGGGCGCCGCGCTCAAGGCCGAGCGCGACCTGCAGTTCGACTACCTCGGCCTGCAAACCTTGTACGACCGCTACTTCCTGCACGTGCGCAAGTCGCGCATCGAACTGCCGCAGGCGTTCTTCATGCGCGTGGCCATGGGCCTGTCGCTCGGTGAAATCGACCGCGAAGCCCGCGCCATCGAGTTCTACGAAGTGCTGTCGTCCTTCGACTTCATGTCGAGCACGCCCACGCTGTTCAACGCCGGCACGCTGCGCTCGCAGCTCTCCAGCTGCTATCTGACCACGGTGCCCGACGACCTCGACGGCATCTACGAGTCGATCAAGGAAAACGCCCTGCTCTCGAAATTCGCGGGCGGCCTGGGCAACGACTGGACCCGCGTGCGCGCGCTCGGCAGCCACATCAAGGGCACCAACGGCGAATCGCAGGGCGTGGTGCCGTTCCTCAAGGTGGTCAACGACACGGCCGTGGCGGTGAACCAGGGCGGCAAGCGCAAGGGCGCCGTCTGCACCTACCTCGAAACCTGGCACCTCGACATCGAGGAGTTCCTGGAACTGCGCAAGAACACCGGCGACGACCGCCGCCGCACGCACGACATGAACACCGCCAACTGGATTCCCGACCTGTTCATGCGCCGCGTGATGGAAAAGGGCACCTGGACGCTGTTCTCGCCCTCCAACGTGCCCGACCTGCACGACCTGTTCGGCGCCGACTTCGAGAAGGCCTACACCGCCTACGAAGAAAAGGCCGCCCGCGGCGAGATCAAGCCCGCGCGCACCATCCAGGCCTCGGACCTGTGGCGCAAGATGCTCACGATGCTGTTCGAGACCGGCCATCCGTGGATCACGTTCAAGGACGCCTGCAACGTGCGCTCGCCGCAGCAGCACGCCGGCGTCGTGCACTCGTCGAACCTATGCACCGAGATCACGCTCAACACCAGCGACACCGAAACCGCGGTCTGCAACCTCGGTTCGGTGAACCTGCTGCAGCACCTGAAGGACGGCAAGGTCGACCAGGAAAAGCTCAAGAAGACGATCGCGACCGCGATGCGCATGCTCGACAACGTGATCGACATCAACTATTACGCGGTGAAGAAGGCGCGCGATTCCAACCTGCGCCACCGTCCGGTCGGCCTGGGCCTGATGGGCTTCCAGGATGCGCTGTACGAGCTGCGCATTCCCTACGCCTCGCAGGAAGCCGTGCAGTTTGCCGACGAGTCGATGGAAGCCATCTGCTACCACGCCTACTGGGCATCGACCGAGCTGGCCCGCGAACGCGGCAAGTATTCGAGCTACAAGGGCTCGCTCTGGGACAAGGGGATCCTCCCGATCGACACGCTCGACCTGCTCGAGCAGGCGCGCGGCGGCTACGTCGAGGTCGACCGCTCGGCCACGCTCGACTGGGACGCGCTGCGCCAGAAGATCAAGGCCGACGGCATGCGCAATTCCAACTGCGTGGCCATCGCTCCGACCGCGACCATCTCGAACATCATCGGCGTCGACGCTTCCATCGAGCCCTGCTTCGGCAACCTCTCGGTCAAGTCGAACCTGTCGGGCGAGTTCACCGTGATCAACCACTACCTGGTGCGCGACCTGAAGCGCCTGGGCCTGTGGGACGACGTCATGGTCATGGACCTGAAACACTTCGACGGTTCGCTGCGCCCGATCGACCGCGTGCCGCAGGATGTGAAGGCGCTCTACGCCACCGCGTTCGAAGTCGAAACCACCTGGCTGGTCGAAGCCGCCTCGCGTCGCCAGAAGTGGATCGACCAGGCGCAGTCGCTCAACATCTACATGGCCGGCGCATCGGGCAAGAAGCTCGACGACACCTACAAGCTCGCATGGCTGCGCGGCCTGAAGACCACCTACTACCTGCGCACGCAGAGCGCGACGCACGCCGAGAAATCCACCGTGCAATCGGGCCGCCTCAACGCGGTGTCTTCGGGCAGCGAAGCCTCTTCGGGCATGAGCGCGCTCGAGGCCGCGGCCACCGCAGCAAAGGCGCAGATGAGTGCGATGCCTGCCACCGACATCGCGTTCTGCGGCGTCGACGATCCGACCTGCGAAGCATGCCAATGA